Below is a window of Geomonas oryzisoli DNA.
CAGGAACAGGGTGGTGGTGACGGCGCAGACGGTGATCATGTTGGCGTATTCTGCCATGAAGAACATCGCGTACTTCATGGAGGAGTATTCGGTGCAGAAGCCGGAGACCAGCTCCGTCTCGGCCTCGGGAAGGTCGAACGGGGTCCTGTTGATCTCGGCCAGCGAGCAGATGAAGAAGATCACGAAGGCCAGCGGCTGCTTGAAGGCGTACCATGCGCCGCCTGCCTGATCGGCTACGATCTTGTGCAGGGAGAGGCTCTCGGAGAGCATGAACACCGAGATGATGGCAAGGCCTGCGGCGAGCTCGTAGGAGATCATCTGCGCCGCGGAGCGAAGGCCGCCCAGGAGCGAGTACTTGGAGTTGGAGGCCCAGCCGGCGAGCACGATGCCGTAGACGCCCAGGGATGCCATGGCCAGGATGTAGAGGACGCCGACGTTGACGTCGAAGACCTGCTTGCCGGCCTGGTCGTAGTAGGCAGCGATCTGCAGCGGTACGGTGTAGCCGCCGATGGTCACGCTGTCACCGAAGGGGATGACCGCGAAAGAGATGAACGCCGGGATCAGGGCGACGAGGGGAGCGATCAGGAAGGCGAACTTGCTCGCCTGCGACGGAATGATCTCCTCTTTGAAGAACAGCTTGACGCCGTCCGCGATCGGCTGCAAAAGGCCGTGCCAGCCGGTCCTCATGGGACCCAGACGCACCTGCATGTGCCCGATGATCTTGCGCTCCGCGTAGGTGGCGTAGGCCACGGTAAGGAGCACGAAGACAAAGGCTACGAGCACTTTGGCAACCATGGCTATGTAGTACGCGACCGGCAGTCCTAAGATTAGCGTATCCATCTGATAGTCTTCCCCTCTTGTATAGATTTTCTAGCTGTTGGCTACTTCTTCGCGACGGAGACGTAGGTGACTTCCGCACCGTCGGTGATGGTGTTGACGCTCCCCTCACCGAAGTGATACGGGGAGAAGACCACGCCCTGCGGGACGCGCTTGCCGACCTTGGCGACAACCTGCACCGCGCCGGTGCCGGAGGTCACGGTGACCTGGTCCCCTTCTTCGACCTTCAGGGCCGCCGCGTCGGCGACGTTCAGTTCGGCGTAGGCATCCGGGCAGACGTACATGGGGCCTTCGCCGAAGCGGCTCATGGTGCCGCAGTGGTACAGCGCGCTGCCGGTAACGAGGGCCAGCTTGCCGGCTGCCGGTGCCGCAGCCTTCGCCGCCGCCGGGACCAGCTTGGCGGCGAGCGCCACCGGGTAGACCGCACCTTCGTCTTTCAGGCCGGCCTGGGTGAGGCCCTTGTAGGCCGGGACCGATGCGGCGATCTCGGTGAAGACCTCGCCCTGGTTGTTGTAGCGTGCGCCGCCCAGAGCCTGGGAGATCGCGTTCAGGATCTCGAAGTCGCTCTTGGCGAGGCCGATGGCGGGGATCGCCTTCCTCACGTTCTGGACCCTGCGGCCCAGCGAGGTGAAGGTGCCGCTCTTCTCGGCGAAGGAGCAGGCCGGGAGGACGACGTCGGCCAGAGCCGCGGTCTCGGTCAGGAAGAGATCGGAGACCACCATGAACTCGACGTTCTCGAGGGCCTTCTCGACCTTCGCGCGGTTCGGGTAGGAAACCACCGGGTTCTCGCCGGCGACGAACAGGGTCTTCACGTTGCCGTTCGCGCAGCCGTCGATGATGGCGGCGGCGTTCAGGCCGGTCCCTTTCGGGTAGATGCCCATGTCGACCGCACCCTGGCTGTTGTTCTTCTCGCCCATGATGAGGAGGCCCGCGCCTTCCTTGCCGACCTGGCCGGTGAGGATGGCGAGGTTCGCTGCCGCGTTGGCGAGCGCCGCATTGTGGCCGGGGTAGCCCTGGCCGATGGGGAGGATGATGAGGGCCTTCTCCGCGGAGGCGAACTCCTTGGCGATGGCTGCGATCTCCTCGGCGGAGACACCTGCCTTCTCGGCGGTTGCGTCGGCGACGGCGGCTTTCAGCGCGTCGAGGCCGGCCACGCCTTCTACTGCGAGGCCCTGGTCGATGACCGACTTGCAGAGGGCGTTGAAGAGGGCGACCTCGTTACCCGGCGCGTGGACGGTGGTCTTCGCGCCCGGCAGGCGGGTCAGCTTCCCTTTCTTGTCGGAGACGATCCTGAGTGCGATCCCTTTCCTCTTCACGCCGAGGTTGATCTCGAAGCCGATGACCGGGTGGGTCTCGTAGGCGTCGCTCTTGACCACGAGGAGGAGGTTGGATTTCTGCACGTCGGCGATCTCGGCCGGGGAGGCTGCCACGCCGAAGGAGGCGACGGCGCCCTTGGTCAGCGCCTCGTGGGCGTAACCGGCGGAGTGGTCGATGTTGTCGGTGCCGACGGTGCCGCGGAAGAGCTTACCGAACAGGAAGAGCTCCTCGTTGGTCAGGCGCGGGGTGGCAAGCGCTGCGACCGAAGCCGGATCGCTCTTGCCTGCTGCGAGCCTGGAGGTCACTTCGGCGAGTGCCTCTTCCCAGGTGGCTTCCTGGAGCTTGCCGTTCTTGCGGATGAGCGGCGCGGTGAGGCGCTTGTCGGAGTTGACGAACTGGTAACCGAAGCGGCCGCGGGTGCAGAGCTGGCCGTTATGGAAGCCCTGGTTCTCGTCGTAGATGGTGGTGAGCACCTTGCCGTCCTTGGTGCCCAGGGTCAGCTGGCAGCCGGTGCCGCAGTAGGAGCATACGCTCTTGGTCTTCTGCAGCGCCCACCAGCGGGCCTTGAACTTGAACGGGCGGGAGTTGAGGGCGCCGACCGGGCAGACCGAGACGCAGGAACCGCAGAACTCGCAGTTGAGCGGCCCGTCGAACTCGGTACCCATCTTCGCCTCGATACCGCGGTTGATGAAGGTGTAGGCACCGTAGGACACGATCTCGTCGCAGATCCTCGCGCACTTGCCGCAGTGGATGCAGCGGTTCATGTCGCGCTCGATGAGCGGGTTCTCGTAGTCGATCTCGTGGTTGAACTTCTCGTCCACGAAACGGTTCATGTTCACCTTGTACTCGTAGGTGAGGTTCTGCAGGTCGCAGTCGCCGGCGGCATCGCAGACCGGGCAGTCGATCGGGTGCTTGAGGAGCAGAAGCTCCAGCACCAGTTTCCTGGCCTTGACGATCTCGTCGGTGGTGGTCTGCACGATCATACCCTCGGTGACCGGGGTGGTGCAGGCCGGGATGAGGCGGCCTTTCATCTGCTCGACCTCGACCAGGCACATGCGGCAGCCGCCGAACGGGTGCAGCTTCTTGTCGTGACAAAGGATCGGTATCTTGATGCCACAAGCCTTGGCGGCGTCGTAAATGGTGGCGTCTTTCTCTACCGCAACCTGTTTTCCGTTTATCGTAAGATTTACCATCTCGACCTCTGTCTCCATAGAATCCGTTCAACGTTCAACGTTCAACGTTCCCCTTCAAGTTTCGGGTGCTAGCTACTTGCAGTCATGCGTCCAGCGGTGACGGTTTTAACGTCGAACCTTGAACGTTGAACCGCTTTACTCAATGGCCATGAAGCGGCAGGCGTCGTAGCAGGACTTGCACTTGGTGCAGTTTTCCTTGATCAGCTCGGCGACCTCGCCCTTCTCCCACTTGATCGCGTTGGACGGGCAGGCCCTCAGACACGCGCCGCACTTGACGCACTTCTCGGGGACCACCTGCCACAGGAGCAGCTCTTTGCAGGAGTTGGAGGGGCAGCGCTTGTCCTGGATGTGCGCCTCGTACTCGTGACGGAAGTACTTCACGGTGGAGAGGATCGGGTTCGGGGCCGTCTGCCCCAGACCGCACAAGGATGCCTTCTTGATGGTGGCACCCATCTCCAGCAGGGTGTCGATGTCGGCCATCTCGCCGCGACCTTCGGTGATCCTCTCCAGGATGTCGAGCATCGCCTTCAGGCCGATACGGCAGGGAACGCACTTGCCGCAGGACTCCATCTTGGTGAAGGTCAGGAAGAAGCGGGCCACGTCGACCATGCAGGTGGTCTCGTCCATGACGACCAGACCGCCGGAACCCATCATGGCGCCCGCCTTGATCAGCGAGTCGTAGTCGACCGGGGTGTCGAGCACCTCGGCCGGGATGCAGCCGCCGGAGGGGCCGCCGGCCTGAACGGCCTTGAATTTGCGGTTGTTGGCGATGCCGCCGCAGACCGAGTAGATAACGTCGCGTACGGACATACCGGCCGGAACCTCGACCAGACCGGTGTGCTTCACCTTGCCGGTGACCGCGAAGATCTTGGTCCCCTTGGTGGTGTCGGTGCCCAAGGATGCGTACCAGTCGGCGCCCTTGTTGATGATGTGGCGCACGTTGGCGAAGGTTTCGACGTTGTTGATGTTGGTCGGGAAGCCCCAGAGGCCCTTGACCGCCGGGAACGGCGGACGGGGACGCGGCATGCCGCGCTCGCCTTCGATGGAGGCCATGAGGGCGGTTTCCTCGCCGCAGACGAACGCGCCGGCGCCCTTCTTGATCCTCATGTCGAAGTCGAAGCCCCAGCCCTGGATGTTCTTACCCAGGTACCCCTTCTCGTAGCAGGTGTCGAGCGCCTTCTGGAGACGGTCGATGGCCAGCGGGTACTCGGCGCGGACGTAGACGTAGCCGGCGTCGCAGCCGATGGCGTAGGCCGCGATCATCATGCCCTCGATGACGCAGTACGGGTCGCCTTCGAGGATGGAGCGGTCCATGAACGCGCCCGGGTCGCCCTCGTCGGCGTTGCAGATGAGGTACTTGTGGTTGCCCGGGGAAGCGGCGCAGAAGCTCCACTTCATGCCGGTCGGGAAGCCCCCGCCCCCACGGCCACGGAGCCCGGATTTCTTCACTTCGTCGATGACTTCCGACGGCTTCATCTCTTTGACGCACTTCTCGATGGCCTTGAAGCCGTCCTCTTCGAGGAAGGCGTCGATGCGCTCGGGGTCGATCTGGCCGCAGCCGGTCATAACCACACGCATCTGCTGATCGACGAAGGTGTTGTAGTAGGCTTTCGCCTTCTTCTTCTCGATGACTTCGTTGTTGACGATGTGCTGGTCGAGGATCGCCGCAACGTCCTCGGGTACCACGAAGTCGTAGGTGACCCTGCCCAATTCAGGGGTGATGACGTCAACGAGAACGTCGTTGGCGCACAGGCCGCGGCAGCCGGTCTTGACGACGTCGCAGCGCTTGCCGACCTGGGCCACGATCCCCTTCTCGGCTATCAGCCTGGTGAACTCGGCCTCGACCTGCTTGGCGCCGGCAGAGATGCCGCCGGTACCCTGACAGATAAGTATTTTGATTCCTGCGTTATCGCTCATGACAAAAGGTCCCCTGCAGAGAAATTGACGTTGCCGGCTACTTCATCGGCCGTGCGTTGTAGGTTTCAATGATCTCGTCCACCTTCTGGACCGTCATCTTGCCGAAGGTGTCGTCGTTCACCATGGCCAGCGGTGCCATACCGCAGGCGCCCAGGCAGGCCACTTTCTCGAAGGTGTAGCGCAGGTCGGGCGTGGTCTCCGCGTGCCCGATCCCGAGGCGCCCGAAGAAGGTCTCGGTGATGCGCTCCGCCCCCTGTACGTGGCAGGCGGTACCGACGCAGACCCTGATGATGAAACGGCCGCGCGGCTTCAGGTGGAACTGGGCGTAGAAGGTGAGGACGCCGTAGATCTGGCTCGGGTAGACGTTCAGCCTCTCGGCCACCAGATCGATGGTCGGTTTCGGGACGTACCCGTAGGCGTCCTGGATACCCTGCAGGACCGGCATAAGATTGCCCGGCAGTTTCAGGTACTTGTCGATGACTTCGTTGGCCTCGGTCAGATCGATTTCTTCGGCCGGAATTTCTTCGGCTGGAGCGTTAGACATTTACCCCATCTCCTTTACTTGTTGATTAAAACTAACGGTCAATTTCGCCAAGTACGATGTCTAGCGTTCCGATGACTGCAACCAGGTCGGCCAGCATGGAGCCCTTGGCCATCTTCTCAATGGCGGAGAGGTTCACGAATGACGGCGGGCGGACCCTCATGCGGTACGGCATGTTGCCGCCGTCCGACACGATGTAGTAGCCGAGCTCCCCTTTCGGGTTCTCGACTG
It encodes the following:
- the nuoE gene encoding NADH-quinone oxidoreductase subunit NuoE; the protein is MSNAPAEEIPAEEIDLTEANEVIDKYLKLPGNLMPVLQGIQDAYGYVPKPTIDLVAERLNVYPSQIYGVLTFYAQFHLKPRGRFIIRVCVGTACHVQGAERITETFFGRLGIGHAETTPDLRYTFEKVACLGACGMAPLAMVNDDTFGKMTVQKVDEIIETYNARPMK
- the nuoH gene encoding NADH-quinone oxidoreductase subunit NuoH; the protein is MDTLILGLPVAYYIAMVAKVLVAFVFVLLTVAYATYAERKIIGHMQVRLGPMRTGWHGLLQPIADGVKLFFKEEIIPSQASKFAFLIAPLVALIPAFISFAVIPFGDSVTIGGYTVPLQIAAYYDQAGKQVFDVNVGVLYILAMASLGVYGIVLAGWASNSKYSLLGGLRSAAQMISYELAAGLAIISVFMLSESLSLHKIVADQAGGAWYAFKQPLAFVIFFICSLAEINRTPFDLPEAETELVSGFCTEYSSMKYAMFFMAEYANMITVCAVTTTLFLGGWHGPAFLPGWFWFIAKVYFLIFVCMWVRATYPRYRYDQLMRLGWKVFLPLTLVNVMATGLWVMFISK
- the nuoF gene encoding NADH-quinone oxidoreductase subunit NuoF produces the protein MSDNAGIKILICQGTGGISAGAKQVEAEFTRLIAEKGIVAQVGKRCDVVKTGCRGLCANDVLVDVITPELGRVTYDFVVPEDVAAILDQHIVNNEVIEKKKAKAYYNTFVDQQMRVVMTGCGQIDPERIDAFLEEDGFKAIEKCVKEMKPSEVIDEVKKSGLRGRGGGGFPTGMKWSFCAASPGNHKYLICNADEGDPGAFMDRSILEGDPYCVIEGMMIAAYAIGCDAGYVYVRAEYPLAIDRLQKALDTCYEKGYLGKNIQGWGFDFDMRIKKGAGAFVCGEETALMASIEGERGMPRPRPPFPAVKGLWGFPTNINNVETFANVRHIINKGADWYASLGTDTTKGTKIFAVTGKVKHTGLVEVPAGMSVRDVIYSVCGGIANNRKFKAVQAGGPSGGCIPAEVLDTPVDYDSLIKAGAMMGSGGLVVMDETTCMVDVARFFLTFTKMESCGKCVPCRIGLKAMLDILERITEGRGEMADIDTLLEMGATIKKASLCGLGQTAPNPILSTVKYFRHEYEAHIQDKRCPSNSCKELLLWQVVPEKCVKCGACLRACPSNAIKWEKGEVAELIKENCTKCKSCYDACRFMAIE
- a CDS encoding molybdopterin-dependent oxidoreductase: MVNLTINGKQVAVEKDATIYDAAKACGIKIPILCHDKKLHPFGGCRMCLVEVEQMKGRLIPACTTPVTEGMIVQTTTDEIVKARKLVLELLLLKHPIDCPVCDAAGDCDLQNLTYEYKVNMNRFVDEKFNHEIDYENPLIERDMNRCIHCGKCARICDEIVSYGAYTFINRGIEAKMGTEFDGPLNCEFCGSCVSVCPVGALNSRPFKFKARWWALQKTKSVCSYCGTGCQLTLGTKDGKVLTTIYDENQGFHNGQLCTRGRFGYQFVNSDKRLTAPLIRKNGKLQEATWEEALAEVTSRLAAGKSDPASVAALATPRLTNEELFLFGKLFRGTVGTDNIDHSAGYAHEALTKGAVASFGVAASPAEIADVQKSNLLLVVKSDAYETHPVIGFEINLGVKRKGIALRIVSDKKGKLTRLPGAKTTVHAPGNEVALFNALCKSVIDQGLAVEGVAGLDALKAAVADATAEKAGVSAEEIAAIAKEFASAEKALIILPIGQGYPGHNAALANAAANLAILTGQVGKEGAGLLIMGEKNNSQGAVDMGIYPKGTGLNAAAIIDGCANGNVKTLFVAGENPVVSYPNRAKVEKALENVEFMVVSDLFLTETAALADVVLPACSFAEKSGTFTSLGRRVQNVRKAIPAIGLAKSDFEILNAISQALGGARYNNQGEVFTEIAASVPAYKGLTQAGLKDEGAVYPVALAAKLVPAAAKAAAPAAGKLALVTGSALYHCGTMSRFGEGPMYVCPDAYAELNVADAAALKVEEGDQVTVTSGTGAVQVVAKVGKRVPQGVVFSPYHFGEGSVNTITDGAEVTYVSVAKK